The genome window ATGCTGATATTGCCGTCATTACTAGTATTGATATTGATCATCAAGCTCTTTTAGGTAACACCAGAGAAGCTATAGGCTATGAAAAAGTAGGCATTGCTCGGGTAAATACTCCCATTATTATTGGTGACTTGAATGTTCCACAGAGTGTTAAAAATTATTGTGATGACATAGGCTGTATAGCAAAAATAAGAAATCAGGATTTTCATCTATTAAGTGAAAACTTAACCAGTCATTGGCAGTGGCAAGCCGAAGGGGTTTTAATCGCAAATTTACCTGCGCCGTTTATTCCTCGTGACAATATTGCCACAGCATTAATGGTACTGAATGAGTTAGGTATAAATTTTAAGCCTAAACAAGTTGTTCATTGGATTAATACCACAAAACTTGAAGGTAGAACTGAGATTGTAAAATCTGAACCTTTGGTTGTATTGGATGTTGGCCACAACCCTCATGCGGCGCGATATCTTAATAAATTTGTGAAGGCTAATCAAAAAGGTAAAGTTCACGCCATAGCGGCGATGTTAGACGATAAAGATATACAAGGCACCTTATCTGAAATGTATGATTGTGTTGATTTTTGGTATGTATCTAGTTTGTCTGTACATCGAGGTGCAAAGCAGCAAAAACTGAATCAAATACTTAAAGATGATAATATTAAATGTAATAGCTTTGACAATGTTGATGATGCCTATAGAATAGCTTTAGCTAATGCAGACAATAATGACATGATTCTAATTTTTGGCTCGTTTTTCACTGTAGCCAAAATTAAAAAATCAGGTTTTAAATAAGACTTAAGGAGCCGTTTTGTCGACGCCGTTTCAAAACAGAATAGTGGGGACTATTATAGTTGCCGCCGCTGCAATTATATTTTTACCCGATGTCTTTGATGGAGAAAAACAAGCCTATCAAGCGCAATTTGAAGCTGTACCAGATGGTGCAAAAACCGTTCAACAAATTGACATTAAAGCATTTCCGAACCAAGATTTCTCAACCTTGAACAAAGCTCAGCCATTAGCCGAAGATATCGCGCTTGATGCTAATAATGAGCAAAAAACAACATTGTCTGTAGATGAACTGCCAATAAACGCACCGATTAAGCAAGCAAGTACTGAAGTTGTGGCCAAGCCGGCTGAAAAGCCTAATACCAAAACAAATGCAGCCGTACAGCACAAACCTAAAGTTATTAATGTCACACCTCCTTCAGTTAAAAAGACTCAAGCCTATGTAATTCAGCTTGGCAGCTTTAAACACAAGAAAAATGTTGAGCAATTAGTTAAAAAATTAAAGTCTTCAGGTTATACGGTATTTACCAAACCAATTAAAACTGCAGCCGGTAATTTAACCAAAGTTTTTATTGGCCCGGAAATTAGTCAAGCATCCTTACAAGCTAAGTTAGTGAAACTTAAACAGTTAAGTGGTGTACAAGGCAGGATTGCTGTTTATCAACCGATCGACAAGTAATGTCATTTGTTAGATAAAGCAATAAATCAGTAG of Thalassotalea fonticola contains these proteins:
- the folC gene encoding bifunctional tetrahydrofolate synthase/dihydrofolate synthase yields the protein MNQLNSHLQLASLDEWLFYLESIHPTEIDMGLSRITEVVQRLNISLTPSKIITVAGTNGKGTTCAFIENALQDEGHSVAVYSSPHIEKFNERLRINKVLIDDESLIAAFKRIEQTRKEISLTYYEYTTLAALLIAEKVKPEFLILEVGLGGRLDATNVIDADIAVITSIDIDHQALLGNTREAIGYEKVGIARVNTPIIIGDLNVPQSVKNYCDDIGCIAKIRNQDFHLLSENLTSHWQWQAEGVLIANLPAPFIPRDNIATALMVLNELGINFKPKQVVHWINTTKLEGRTEIVKSEPLVVLDVGHNPHAARYLNKFVKANQKGKVHAIAAMLDDKDIQGTLSEMYDCVDFWYVSSLSVHRGAKQQKLNQILKDDNIKCNSFDNVDDAYRIALANADNNDMILIFGSFFTVAKIKKSGFK
- a CDS encoding SPOR domain-containing protein is translated as MSTPFQNRIVGTIIVAAAAIIFLPDVFDGEKQAYQAQFEAVPDGAKTVQQIDIKAFPNQDFSTLNKAQPLAEDIALDANNEQKTTLSVDELPINAPIKQASTEVVAKPAEKPNTKTNAAVQHKPKVINVTPPSVKKTQAYVIQLGSFKHKKNVEQLVKKLKSSGYTVFTKPIKTAAGNLTKVFIGPEISQASLQAKLVKLKQLSGVQGRIAVYQPIDK